The proteins below come from a single Sander lucioperca isolate FBNREF2018 chromosome 20, SLUC_FBN_1.2, whole genome shotgun sequence genomic window:
- the LOC116042083 gene encoding uncharacterized protein LOC116042083 isoform X2, translating into MRSGFPHSQAGAYSVFQDWSNVGARRLPQDFNVTPVPVVHPEVGKQNNMVATQYPEELRVTCSRVPLQQGYQSQKLYHQQESQATVTSTGFQHPRPGDGACISQNMQMSRKDNADFYSSAYVSAQHSSYFGTSAYENSVRLPDSNSGQQKEYSKQNFSWRFQNKSNWNHDTGLQQPLNCAFKDCTSSAALQGDRLEVPAQTFPLQDQCSSVTVCKKMSSSPLLEALLKGTSSELPWPSEETNGNIDLNTKAIILNKGHRKCQQVKGSPTVLNCGQARAQNLDHSTGTPSTPYQQQVSSRRLSSRPSTDKLMSAAKTRPPTDVEIQNFLAQRLMYFRSILTQKNTNPGHSNKDLDRNSTLQSDSIMPKVDGVARLPTTSAKDDVERQSHNWGANEQCTVGQARKEDSSKDRKVNGKLILKSKDTDDCATSASEKHSTEYPRIMMDVAATCTKNEDESPVVLTAVPQMTWDELTEKQPSSPDVSEELQTKSSSVASENQTFKCLPRIENQDANTKEKKTIEDRQQCGVNWKEVNPHSQLNSAVDSIQIHNIVSLYTNQSEGASEDAGAVRLQTDLSTALSENKELVLKNPQYEDISDDDPSQPATELPTTVQFLSAGPEDPQYEDITEDESPQIESMAVETSSPTQVTVPNNTQSPFDNEDYGHLQGPVPKKQVSPDTERRDIAHCSTPFVEAGETGPLYPQCDSGPFSEDETDDDDDDDDWLFIPITISDLKFESENEDQDSPEIHVLDGGETGQCDTSPTRWPSPTPVPASPPSQLETFDTMASFMKQALGRSTPDHGMDSEGNPQPTKTRRESVDSCATEDSCDYSSALTTAHNYLTVSTMRSAPLLSETDDSEGEGNDGTNMPRSPNKSLDKSAMKSLGWTNGQNIPTEGDIIILDSEDEGDQNCKTESVIIIDSDTDDDDQTPRRNCILSSGSDSGDAPCVEEKQPSPKAVDREYRMAKEKLPETKLPVANSSLPHPRPTLHDTQLKEATQDACSDLSDSRGKSGQPTEAKCGSEHVQHKTNRQTTSKRKAVCDSGKVVEKSHFSKKKAKTKGILSSGSGDGGDSLRATKNRPSAETVERLRGTASGKQPKKSRRSSDDSSEKQPQSVGREAEPTLGRNPVVPRFVIEKPLQHNHSLKLFKETAVHRQGKDGSRSPKTSTASSNNTDSYASKKVRFVPTSKPANDKRHATENIQANVKPRLFSRQHSLPTFSSSSSTSDQLSEARQSSASSRDFSRSISLPTAKQSTAIPKHTSSSSLQRSRSHRNPSSFNPPDGPANGPSSSGTVHSLRNKRAKEIWEESYIPTRKDKKTSPGMKEDLRTTTNNLKRAARPDPRRRQKSQKSSTPLMKKSKIEAIGMTKAAAIEMTKSAGRDPPGEQRSFVGDHYKWSEKPTVAKPTKGSSREGIRYRPAPKTHR; encoded by the exons ATGCGATCCGGATTTCCACACAGCCAAGCTGGGGCCTATTCTGTGTTCCAAGACTGGAGTAACGTGGGTGCTCGCCGACTACCACAAGACTTCAATGTTACACCTGTACCAGTTGTTCACCCTGAAGTTGGAAAGCAAAACAACATGGTAGCCACTCAGTATCCTGAGGAGCTAAGAGTGACTTGCAGTCGAGTTCCGTTGCAGCAAGGCTATCAATCACAGAAACTTTACCACCAACAGGAGTCACAGGCAACCGTAACAAGCACCGGATTTCAGCACCCAAGACCCGGGGATGGTGCAtgtatttctcaaaacatgcaaATGAGCAGAAAAGATAACGCAGACTTTTATTCATCGGCATATGTCTCCGCACAACACAGCAGTTATTTTGGGACATCGGCCTATGAGAACTCTGTAAGACTACCTGATAGTAACAGTGGACAACAAAAGGAATATTCCAAGCAAAATTTCAGTTGGCGTTTCCAGAACAAGTCAAATTGGAACCATGATACTGGACTGCAGCAACCTTTGAATTGTGCCTTTAAAGACTGTACCAGTTCTGCAGCACTTCAGGGAGACAGACTTGAAGTCCCAGCACAGACATTTCCTTTACAAGATCAGTGttcctctgtgactgtgtgcAAAAAAATGTCTTCTTCGCCTCTGCTGGAAGCCTTACTAAAAGGAACCTCTTCAGAACTGCCTTGGCCATCAGAGGAAACAAATGGCAACATTGACCTTAACACTAAAgctattattttaaataaaggaCACCGCAAATGTCAGCAAGTCAAAGGTTCACCAACTGTTCTAAACTGTGGACAGGCTAGAGCACAGAACCTAGATCATTCAACAGGAACACCTTCCACCCCCTATCAGCAGCAGGTCTCCTCCCGCCGTCTCAGCAGTCGGCCATCCACGGACAAACTCATGTCAGCTGCAAAAACACGACCACCTACAGATGTCGAAATACAGAACTTTCTTGCACAAAGGCTCATGTATTTTAGGTCTATTTTAactcagaaaaacacaaatcctGGACATTCAAATAAGGATTTGGACAGGAACTCCACACTGCAGTCTGACAGCATCATGCCAAAGGTCGACGGTGTTGCCCGTCTCCCTACAACCTCTGCCAAAGATGATGTGGAGAGACAAAGTCACAACTGGGGTGCCAATGAGCAGTGCACAGTTGGACAAGCACGTAAAGAGGACAGTTCAAAGGACCGCAAAGTAAATGGCAAGTTAATACTCAAGTCTAAAGACACAGATGACTGTGCTACATCTGCATCAGAGAAACATTCAACAG AATATCCACGAATAATGATGGACGTTGCTGCCACTTGCACAAAGAATGAAGATGAGAGTCCAGTAGTTCTCACAGCAGTGCCTCAAATGACCTGGGATGAACTGACTGAGAAGCAACCGAGTTCACCCGATGTCTCGGAGGAGCTTCAAACCAAGTCGAGTTCAGTAGCATCTGAAAACCAAACATTTAAATGCCTGCCGCGCATCGAAAACCAAGATGcaaatacaaaagaaaagaaaaccatTGAAGATCGCCAACAGTGCGGTGTTAACTGGAAGGAAGTAAATCCACATTCCCAGCTAAATTCAGCAGTTGACAGCATTCAGATTCATAACATAGTATCACTCTATACAAACCAAAGTGAAGGTGCGAGTGAGGATGCAGGTGCTGTGCGTTTACAAACCGATTTAAGCACAGCGCTTTCTGAAAACAAAGAATTGGTTTTAAAAAATCCACAGTACGAAGACATTTCAGACGATGACCCCTCCCAGCCGGCCACAGAACTCCCAACGACGGTGCAGTTTCTCTCAGCTGGTCCTGAAGACCCACAGTATGAAGATATTACTGAAGATGAAAGTCCACAGATTGAGTCTATGGCTGTGGAGACATCGTCACCTACACAAGTAACTGTACCCAACAATACTCAGTCACCATTTGACAATGAAGACTATGGACATTTGCAGGG ACCGGTTCCAAAGAAGCAGGTTTCACCAGACACAGAAAGACGTGATATAGCACATTGTTCTACTCCTTTTGTCGAAGCTGGTGAAACTGGTCCATTATACCCTCAATGTGACAGTGGTCCTTTCTCTGAAGATGagactgatgatgatgatgatgatgatgactggTTATTCATACCTATAACCATATCAGACCTTAAATTTGAATCAGAGAATGAAGACCAGGATAGCCCAGAAATACATGTGCTAGATGGTGGGGAAACGGGACAATGTGACACAAGCCCAACACGCTGGCCATCTCCGACACCGGTACCAGCTTCTCCTCCTTCCCAGCTCGAGACGTTTGACACTATGGCCAGCTTTATGAAACAAGCATTAGGCAGGAGCACACCTGATCATGGGATGGACTCTGAGGGAAACCCACAACCAACTAAGACCAGGAGAGAGTCTGTAGACAGCTGTGCAACTGAGGACAGCTGTGATTACTCCTCTGCATTAACTACTGCACACAACTATTTGACGGTGTCCACGATGAGGTCAGCGCCTCTGCTCTCAGAGACGGATGATTCGGAGGGTGAAGGCAATGATGGTACAAATATGCCAAGAAGTCCAAACAAGAGTTTGGACAAGTCGGCCATGAAAAGCCTTGGATGGACCAATGGACAAAACATTCCAACAGAGGGTGACATAATAATCCTTGATTCTGAGGATGAAGGTGACCAAAACTGCAAAACAGAAAGTGTTATAATCATTGACTCTGATACAGACGACGATGACCAAACGCCAAGGAGGAACTGCATTTTATCCTCGGGGTCGGACAGTGGGGACGCCCCATGTGTGGAAGAAAAACAACCGTCCCCTAAAGCTGTGGACAGGGAGTATAGGATGGCTAAAGAAAAGCTTCCGGAAACCAAACTGCCTGTAGCAAACTCATCACTGCCACATCCCCGGCCTACACTTCACGATACACAATTAAAAGAAGCGACGCAGGATGCCTGCTCTGACCTGTCAGACAGTAGGGGAAAGAGTGGGCAGCCGACTGAAGCTAAATGTGGCTCCGAGCACGTTCAGCACAAGACCAACAGACAAACGACCTCGAAAAGAAAGGCCGTTTGTGATTCAGGGAAAGtggttgaaaaaagccatttcAGCAAAAagaaggcaaaaacaaaaggaatACTCTCATCAGGATCAGGAGACGGCGGCGATTCCTTACGTGCTACGAAAAACAGACCTTCGGCTGAAACTGTGGAACGTCTTCGTGGGACTGCTAGCGGAAAGCAGCCTAAAAAAAGCAGACGGTCGTCTGATGATTCTTCAGAGAAGCAGCCCCAGTCTGTGGGCAGGGAGGCAGAGCCTACTCTGGGTCGTAATCCTGTTGTTCCTCGCTTTGTTATTGAGAAGCCCCTTCAACACAATCACTCCTTGAAGCTTTTTAAAGAAACTGCAGTCCACAGGCAGGGTAAAGATGGATCTCGGTCTCCAAAGACGTCCACGGCATCCAGCAACAATACTGACTCGTACGCGAGTAAAAAGGTGCGATTTGTGCCCACGTCAAAACCTGCAAATGACAAGCGCCATGCAACGGAGAACATTCAGGCCAACGTAAAACCCCGACTGTTTTCGAGGCAACATTCCTTGCCGACCTTCAGTAGCTCGTCTTCCACAAGTGACCAACTTTCTGAAGCCAGACAGAGCTCGGCCTCCTCGAGAGATTTTTCTCGGTCCATCAGTCTTCCTACAGCTAAGCAGAGCACAGCTATTCCCAAACACACGTCTTCATCCAGCCTCCAGCGGTCTCGCTCTCACAGAAACCCCTCATCTTTCAACCCCCCTGACGGTCCCGCAAACGGACCGTCCTCTTCTGGAACCGTGCATAGTTTAAGAAATAAACGAGCGAAAGAAATCTGGGAGGAGAGCTATATCCCAACcaggaaagacaaaaaaactagCCCGGGGATGAAGGAAGACTTGAGAACCACCACAAATAATTTGAAGAGGGCAGCTAGACCAGATCCTAGACGGAGGCAAAAGTCCCAAAAGTCTTCAACCCCCCTGATGAAGAAGTCCAAGATTGAGGCCATAGGGATGACAAAGGCCGCAGCCATAGAGATGACAAAGTCCGCAGGTCGCGATCCCCCTGGAGAACAAA GAAGCTTTGTGGGTGATCATTACAAGTGGTCAGAGAAGCCAACCGTGGCAAAGCCAACAAAAG GTTCCAGCAGGGAGGGAATAAGGTATAGACCCGCTCCAAAAACCCATCGGTGA
- the LOC116042083 gene encoding uncharacterized protein LOC116042083 isoform X3 translates to MRSGFPHSQAGAYSVFQDWSNVGARRLPQDFNVTPVPVVHPEVGKQNNMVATQYPEELRVTCSRVPLQQGYQSQKLYHQQESQATVTSTGFQHPRPGDGACISQNMQMSRKDNADFYSSAYVSAQHSSYFGTSAYENSVRLPDSNSGQQKEYSKQNFSWRFQNKSNWNHDTGLQQPLNQDQCSSVTVCKKMSSSPLLEALLKGTSSELPWPSEETNGNIDLNTKAIILNKGHRKCQQVKGSPTVLNCGQARAQNLDHSTGTPSTPYQQQVSSRRLSSRPSTDKLMSAAKTRPPTDVEIQNFLAQRLMYFRSILTQKNTNPGHSNKDLDRNSTLQSDSIMPKVDGVARLPTTSAKDDVERQSHNWGANEQCTVGQARKEDSSKDRKVNGKLILKSKDTDDCATSASEKHSTEYPRIMMDVAATCTKNEDESPVVLTAVPQMTWDELTEKQPSSPDVSEELQTKSSSVASENQTFKCLPRIENQDANTKEKKTIEDRQQCGVNWKEVNPHSQLNSAVDSIQIHNIVSLYTNQSEGASEDAGAVRLQTDLSTALSENKELVLKNPQYEDISDDDPSQPATELPTTVQFLSAGPEDPQYEDITEDESPQIESMAVETSSPTQVTVPNNTQSPFDNEDYGHLQGRAQTDTVIISDEEPVPKKQVSPDTERRDIAHCSTPFVEAGETGPLYPQCDSGPFSEDETDDDDDDDDWLFIPITISDLKFESENEDQDSPEIHVLDGGETGQCDTSPTRWPSPTPVPASPPSQLETFDTMASFMKQALGRSTPDHGMDSEGNPQPTKTRRESVDSCATEDSCDYSSALTTAHNYLTVSTMRSAPLLSETDDSEGEGNDGTNMPRSPNKSLDKSAMKSLGWTNGQNIPTEGDIIILDSEDEGDQNCKTESVIIIDSDTDDDDQTPRRNCILSSGSDSGDAPCVEEKQPSPKAVDREYRMAKEKLPETKLPVANSSLPHPRPTLHDTQLKEATQDACSDLSDSRGKSGQPTEAKCGSEHVQHKTNRQTTSKRKAVCDSGKVVEKSHFSKKKAKTKGILSSGSGDGGDSLRATKNRPSAETVERLRGTASGKQPKKSRRSSDDSSEKQPQSVGREAEPTLGRNPVVPRFVIEKPLQHNHSLKLFKETAVHRQGKDGSRSPKTSTASSNNTDSYASKKVRFVPTSKPANDKRHATENIQANVKPRLFSRQHSLPTFSSSSSTSDQLSEARQSSASSRDFSRSISLPTAKQSTAIPKHTSSSSLQRSRSHRNPSSFNPPDGPANGPSSSGTVHSLRNKRAKEIWEESYIPTRKDKKTSPGMKEDLRTTTNNLKRAARPDPRRRQKSQKSSTPLMKKSKIEAIGMTKAAAIEMTKSAGRDPPGEQRSFVGDHYKWSEKPTVAKPTKGSSREGIRYRPAPKTHR, encoded by the exons ATGCGATCCGGATTTCCACACAGCCAAGCTGGGGCCTATTCTGTGTTCCAAGACTGGAGTAACGTGGGTGCTCGCCGACTACCACAAGACTTCAATGTTACACCTGTACCAGTTGTTCACCCTGAAGTTGGAAAGCAAAACAACATGGTAGCCACTCAGTATCCTGAGGAGCTAAGAGTGACTTGCAGTCGAGTTCCGTTGCAGCAAGGCTATCAATCACAGAAACTTTACCACCAACAGGAGTCACAGGCAACCGTAACAAGCACCGGATTTCAGCACCCAAGACCCGGGGATGGTGCAtgtatttctcaaaacatgcaaATGAGCAGAAAAGATAACGCAGACTTTTATTCATCGGCATATGTCTCCGCACAACACAGCAGTTATTTTGGGACATCGGCCTATGAGAACTCTGTAAGACTACCTGATAGTAACAGTGGACAACAAAAGGAATATTCCAAGCAAAATTTCAGTTGGCGTTTCCAGAACAAGTCAAATTGGAACCATGATACTGGACTGCAGCAACCTTTGAAT CAAGATCAGTGttcctctgtgactgtgtgcAAAAAAATGTCTTCTTCGCCTCTGCTGGAAGCCTTACTAAAAGGAACCTCTTCAGAACTGCCTTGGCCATCAGAGGAAACAAATGGCAACATTGACCTTAACACTAAAgctattattttaaataaaggaCACCGCAAATGTCAGCAAGTCAAAGGTTCACCAACTGTTCTAAACTGTGGACAGGCTAGAGCACAGAACCTAGATCATTCAACAGGAACACCTTCCACCCCCTATCAGCAGCAGGTCTCCTCCCGCCGTCTCAGCAGTCGGCCATCCACGGACAAACTCATGTCAGCTGCAAAAACACGACCACCTACAGATGTCGAAATACAGAACTTTCTTGCACAAAGGCTCATGTATTTTAGGTCTATTTTAactcagaaaaacacaaatcctGGACATTCAAATAAGGATTTGGACAGGAACTCCACACTGCAGTCTGACAGCATCATGCCAAAGGTCGACGGTGTTGCCCGTCTCCCTACAACCTCTGCCAAAGATGATGTGGAGAGACAAAGTCACAACTGGGGTGCCAATGAGCAGTGCACAGTTGGACAAGCACGTAAAGAGGACAGTTCAAAGGACCGCAAAGTAAATGGCAAGTTAATACTCAAGTCTAAAGACACAGATGACTGTGCTACATCTGCATCAGAGAAACATTCAACAG AATATCCACGAATAATGATGGACGTTGCTGCCACTTGCACAAAGAATGAAGATGAGAGTCCAGTAGTTCTCACAGCAGTGCCTCAAATGACCTGGGATGAACTGACTGAGAAGCAACCGAGTTCACCCGATGTCTCGGAGGAGCTTCAAACCAAGTCGAGTTCAGTAGCATCTGAAAACCAAACATTTAAATGCCTGCCGCGCATCGAAAACCAAGATGcaaatacaaaagaaaagaaaaccatTGAAGATCGCCAACAGTGCGGTGTTAACTGGAAGGAAGTAAATCCACATTCCCAGCTAAATTCAGCAGTTGACAGCATTCAGATTCATAACATAGTATCACTCTATACAAACCAAAGTGAAGGTGCGAGTGAGGATGCAGGTGCTGTGCGTTTACAAACCGATTTAAGCACAGCGCTTTCTGAAAACAAAGAATTGGTTTTAAAAAATCCACAGTACGAAGACATTTCAGACGATGACCCCTCCCAGCCGGCCACAGAACTCCCAACGACGGTGCAGTTTCTCTCAGCTGGTCCTGAAGACCCACAGTATGAAGATATTACTGAAGATGAAAGTCCACAGATTGAGTCTATGGCTGTGGAGACATCGTCACCTACACAAGTAACTGTACCCAACAATACTCAGTCACCATTTGACAATGAAGACTATGGACATTTGCAGGGACGggctcagacagacacagtaaTCATTTCAGATGAGGAACCGGTTCCAAAGAAGCAGGTTTCACCAGACACAGAAAGACGTGATATAGCACATTGTTCTACTCCTTTTGTCGAAGCTGGTGAAACTGGTCCATTATACCCTCAATGTGACAGTGGTCCTTTCTCTGAAGATGagactgatgatgatgatgatgatgatgactggTTATTCATACCTATAACCATATCAGACCTTAAATTTGAATCAGAGAATGAAGACCAGGATAGCCCAGAAATACATGTGCTAGATGGTGGGGAAACGGGACAATGTGACACAAGCCCAACACGCTGGCCATCTCCGACACCGGTACCAGCTTCTCCTCCTTCCCAGCTCGAGACGTTTGACACTATGGCCAGCTTTATGAAACAAGCATTAGGCAGGAGCACACCTGATCATGGGATGGACTCTGAGGGAAACCCACAACCAACTAAGACCAGGAGAGAGTCTGTAGACAGCTGTGCAACTGAGGACAGCTGTGATTACTCCTCTGCATTAACTACTGCACACAACTATTTGACGGTGTCCACGATGAGGTCAGCGCCTCTGCTCTCAGAGACGGATGATTCGGAGGGTGAAGGCAATGATGGTACAAATATGCCAAGAAGTCCAAACAAGAGTTTGGACAAGTCGGCCATGAAAAGCCTTGGATGGACCAATGGACAAAACATTCCAACAGAGGGTGACATAATAATCCTTGATTCTGAGGATGAAGGTGACCAAAACTGCAAAACAGAAAGTGTTATAATCATTGACTCTGATACAGACGACGATGACCAAACGCCAAGGAGGAACTGCATTTTATCCTCGGGGTCGGACAGTGGGGACGCCCCATGTGTGGAAGAAAAACAACCGTCCCCTAAAGCTGTGGACAGGGAGTATAGGATGGCTAAAGAAAAGCTTCCGGAAACCAAACTGCCTGTAGCAAACTCATCACTGCCACATCCCCGGCCTACACTTCACGATACACAATTAAAAGAAGCGACGCAGGATGCCTGCTCTGACCTGTCAGACAGTAGGGGAAAGAGTGGGCAGCCGACTGAAGCTAAATGTGGCTCCGAGCACGTTCAGCACAAGACCAACAGACAAACGACCTCGAAAAGAAAGGCCGTTTGTGATTCAGGGAAAGtggttgaaaaaagccatttcAGCAAAAagaaggcaaaaacaaaaggaatACTCTCATCAGGATCAGGAGACGGCGGCGATTCCTTACGTGCTACGAAAAACAGACCTTCGGCTGAAACTGTGGAACGTCTTCGTGGGACTGCTAGCGGAAAGCAGCCTAAAAAAAGCAGACGGTCGTCTGATGATTCTTCAGAGAAGCAGCCCCAGTCTGTGGGCAGGGAGGCAGAGCCTACTCTGGGTCGTAATCCTGTTGTTCCTCGCTTTGTTATTGAGAAGCCCCTTCAACACAATCACTCCTTGAAGCTTTTTAAAGAAACTGCAGTCCACAGGCAGGGTAAAGATGGATCTCGGTCTCCAAAGACGTCCACGGCATCCAGCAACAATACTGACTCGTACGCGAGTAAAAAGGTGCGATTTGTGCCCACGTCAAAACCTGCAAATGACAAGCGCCATGCAACGGAGAACATTCAGGCCAACGTAAAACCCCGACTGTTTTCGAGGCAACATTCCTTGCCGACCTTCAGTAGCTCGTCTTCCACAAGTGACCAACTTTCTGAAGCCAGACAGAGCTCGGCCTCCTCGAGAGATTTTTCTCGGTCCATCAGTCTTCCTACAGCTAAGCAGAGCACAGCTATTCCCAAACACACGTCTTCATCCAGCCTCCAGCGGTCTCGCTCTCACAGAAACCCCTCATCTTTCAACCCCCCTGACGGTCCCGCAAACGGACCGTCCTCTTCTGGAACCGTGCATAGTTTAAGAAATAAACGAGCGAAAGAAATCTGGGAGGAGAGCTATATCCCAACcaggaaagacaaaaaaactagCCCGGGGATGAAGGAAGACTTGAGAACCACCACAAATAATTTGAAGAGGGCAGCTAGACCAGATCCTAGACGGAGGCAAAAGTCCCAAAAGTCTTCAACCCCCCTGATGAAGAAGTCCAAGATTGAGGCCATAGGGATGACAAAGGCCGCAGCCATAGAGATGACAAAGTCCGCAGGTCGCGATCCCCCTGGAGAACAAA GAAGCTTTGTGGGTGATCATTACAAGTGGTCAGAGAAGCCAACCGTGGCAAAGCCAACAAAAG GTTCCAGCAGGGAGGGAATAAGGTATAGACCCGCTCCAAAAACCCATCGGTGA